From one Acidimicrobiia bacterium genomic stretch:
- a CDS encoding NADH-quinone oxidoreductase subunit N → MSEFFPIIAQIDSTAFNISYLAIAPELILAAGAALILMIDVFYKPRSAVHAGLVFSTLILATASAILLYDRVQDGATTHFSGMIVADEFAVLGIFILLAVTALGLLVAWPMVEELGRRGSETVALVLLSAAGFMFMVSGAHLMMIFLGLEIGSISLYILAGITRDSIRSDEAALKYFLLGSFASAIFVYGVALAFAGTGELSLSGIAEQLPATAVVLRPGVVLAAIALIITGLLFKVTAAPFHSWAPDVYQGSPAGIVGYMATAAKVAGFGALVRILYVSFASFSDDWGPALAAVAAVSIVLGTVMAIMQTDMRRLLAYSGVAHAGFIITGIVGGNLQAVWFYLAVYVIQLIAAFAVVSVMAGPTGSVSPLDDYKGLGRRSPYLAGALTVMLLALSGMPATSGFIGKLGVFTSAWSGGYEWLVITALVASVAGFFFYIRIMVLMYMEEPVLAEAPGADVAKPVVSPNVEVVLAIAIAITIFLGVYPTPLLNFLG, encoded by the coding sequence GTGAGTGAGTTCTTCCCGATCATCGCGCAGATCGATTCGACCGCGTTCAACATCTCGTATCTGGCGATCGCACCCGAGCTGATTCTGGCTGCAGGGGCGGCGCTCATCCTCATGATCGACGTGTTCTACAAGCCACGTTCGGCCGTGCATGCCGGTCTCGTGTTCTCGACGCTGATCCTGGCGACTGCTTCTGCGATTCTGCTGTACGACCGCGTGCAGGACGGTGCGACCACCCACTTCTCGGGAATGATCGTTGCAGACGAGTTCGCCGTGCTCGGCATCTTCATCCTGCTGGCGGTGACTGCTCTGGGACTGCTCGTCGCCTGGCCGATGGTGGAGGAACTCGGGCGGCGCGGCTCCGAAACCGTGGCGCTGGTTCTACTGTCGGCAGCCGGGTTCATGTTCATGGTGTCCGGTGCCCACCTGATGATGATCTTCCTCGGGTTGGAGATCGGATCGATCTCGCTCTACATCCTGGCCGGGATCACCCGCGACAGCATTCGATCCGATGAAGCAGCCCTCAAGTACTTCCTGCTGGGATCTTTCGCCTCGGCGATCTTCGTCTACGGCGTCGCCCTTGCTTTTGCAGGGACGGGGGAGTTGTCGTTGAGCGGCATAGCCGAGCAGTTGCCCGCCACCGCGGTCGTGCTGAGGCCGGGTGTGGTGCTGGCCGCGATCGCGCTGATCATCACGGGACTGCTGTTCAAGGTGACCGCCGCCCCGTTCCATTCGTGGGCGCCGGACGTGTATCAAGGTTCACCGGCCGGAATCGTCGGTTACATGGCGACTGCCGCCAAGGTTGCCGGCTTCGGAGCGTTGGTGAGAATCCTGTATGTGAGCTTCGCGTCGTTCTCTGATGACTGGGGTCCTGCCCTGGCGGCGGTGGCCGCTGTCTCGATCGTGCTCGGCACGGTGATGGCGATCATGCAGACGGATATGCGCCGCCTGCTGGCCTACTCAGGTGTCGCTCATGCCGGATTCATCATCACCGGCATTGTTGGCGGGAATCTCCAGGCCGTCTGGTTCTATCTGGCTGTGTACGTGATCCAGTTGATTGCTGCCTTCGCCGTGGTGTCGGTGATGGCAGGACCGACCGGCTCCGTGTCTCCACTGGACGACTACAAGGGTCTCGGCAGACGCTCGCCTTATCTGGCCGGTGCTTTGACGGTGATGCTGCTGGCGTTGTCCGGGATGCCGGCGACGTCCGGTTTCATCGGCAAACTCGGTGTCTTCACTTCGGCGTGGAGCGGCGGCTACGAGTGGCTGGTCATCACCGCCCTCGTGGCCTCGGTGGCCGGGTTCTTCTTCTACATCCGGATCATGGTGCTCATGTATATGGAGGAGCCGGTTCTTGCCGAAGCTCCGGGGGCCGACGTGGCGAAGCCGGTTGTTTCCCCGAATGTTGAGGTGGTCCTGGCCATCGCGATCGCCATCACCATCTTCTTGGGTGTGTATCCGACCCCGCTGCTGAACTTCCTCGGGTAG
- a CDS encoding rhodanese-like domain-containing protein, with product MDIEQVGADAWKQWVEEHDALLLDIREPFEWAQTGVLPDAKLISMGELPSSLDQLSPDTPILVVCRTGNRSQHAAAWLETNGFRAANLAGGVVAIARMAEEG from the coding sequence ATGGACATCGAACAGGTGGGTGCCGACGCCTGGAAACAGTGGGTCGAGGAGCATGATGCCTTGCTGCTCGACATCCGCGAGCCCTTCGAGTGGGCCCAGACCGGCGTCCTACCGGACGCCAAGCTCATCAGCATGGGTGAACTCCCCTCCTCCCTCGATCAACTGTCTCCCGATACCCCGATCCTGGTGGTTTGCCGTACCGGCAACCGTTCTCAGCATGCCGCGGCCTGGCTCGAAACCAACGGCTTTCGGGCGGCCAACCTCGCCGGCGGGGTGGTCGCCATCGCCAGGATGGCCGAAGAAGGCTGA
- a CDS encoding metal-sensitive transcriptional regulator: protein MQFESSTVEESIRRLRRIEGQIGGVIRMMEDNRECREVFQQVAAATKALERVGFKLLASQLRECVVDEESAAREGYTPQELERLFMSLS, encoded by the coding sequence ATGCAGTTCGAGTCCAGCACCGTCGAAGAATCCATTCGGCGCCTCAGGCGGATAGAGGGCCAGATCGGTGGCGTGATCCGCATGATGGAAGACAACCGCGAATGCCGCGAGGTGTTCCAGCAGGTGGCGGCTGCCACGAAGGCGCTCGAGCGGGTTGGCTTCAAGCTCCTCGCCTCGCAACTCCGCGAGTGTGTCGTTGATGAGGAGAGCGCCGCCAGAGAGGGATACACCCCTCAGGAACTGGAACGTCTCTTCATGAGTCTTTCCTAG
- the moaA gene encoding GTP 3',8-cyclase MoaA, with product MLRDTRERALKDLRISVTDRCNFRCRYCMPKEIFSREYEFLERELLLSFEEITRLVNISIGLGVEKVRITGGEPLLRKDLEHLIEQMSTLDGLRDVTLTTNGVLLERKAAVLAKAGLRRVTVSLDSLDDEVFMKMNDVGFPVAKVLDGIEAAAKAGLTPIKVNMVVKRGVNDESIVDMAGHFRGTGHIVRFIEYMDVGTTNGWRLDDVVPAVEILERIGKRFPIEPLGANYPGEVARRWRYADGEGEIGVITSVTRPFCSTCTRARISADGRLYTCLFAAWGRDLRGLLRSGATDEEIRAVLVDVWTKRDDNYSERRSSATTGLGKVEMSYIGG from the coding sequence ATGCTGAGGGATACCCGGGAACGGGCGCTCAAGGACCTGCGCATTTCGGTAACCGACCGATGCAATTTTCGGTGCCGTTATTGCATGCCGAAGGAGATCTTCTCGCGCGAGTATGAGTTTCTCGAGAGGGAACTCTTGCTGTCATTCGAGGAGATCACCCGTCTCGTCAACATCTCCATCGGCCTCGGCGTTGAGAAGGTGCGGATAACGGGAGGTGAGCCGCTCCTTCGCAAGGATCTCGAGCATCTGATCGAGCAGATGTCTACCCTCGACGGGTTGCGCGATGTCACGTTGACCACAAACGGAGTGCTGCTGGAACGCAAGGCCGCGGTTCTGGCGAAGGCCGGTCTGCGGCGGGTCACGGTGAGTCTCGACTCGCTCGACGACGAGGTCTTCATGAAGATGAACGACGTCGGGTTTCCAGTGGCGAAGGTCCTTGACGGCATAGAAGCGGCGGCGAAGGCCGGACTGACCCCCATCAAGGTCAACATGGTGGTCAAGCGCGGTGTCAACGATGAATCGATCGTCGACATGGCCGGGCACTTCCGAGGGACCGGCCACATCGTCCGGTTCATCGAGTACATGGATGTGGGCACCACGAATGGGTGGCGCCTCGATGACGTCGTTCCGGCAGTGGAGATCCTCGAGCGGATCGGCAAACGATTCCCGATTGAACCGCTCGGCGCCAACTACCCGGGTGAAGTGGCTAGAAGGTGGCGGTACGCGGATGGGGAGGGAGAGATCGGGGTGATCACGTCGGTGACCCGTCCCTTCTGCTCGACCTGCACGAGGGCGCGTATCTCAGCAGACGGCCGGCTGTACACGTGTCTCTTTGCCGCCTGGGGACGTGACCTGCGCGGTCTGCTGCGCTCTGGAGCCACCGATGAGGAGATCAGAGCGGTCCTCGTTGATGTTTGGACGAAGCGCGACGACAACTATTCGGAACGCCGATCGTCGGCGACGACGGGTCTTGGCAAGGTCGAGATGAGCTACATCGGAGGCTGA
- a CDS encoding rhodanese-like domain-containing protein, whose amino-acid sequence MKTRIIAAGLSAVVLLGACGSGTATVDAPATQSIQLINAADANQLVADNAASGDFVILDIRTPEEFNAGHIAESVNIDFYESNFADQLDQLDKDKTYFVYCNSGNRSGTAMGTMRDLGFVDVYDLDGGIQAWYSSGFNITQ is encoded by the coding sequence ATGAAGACCCGAATCATCGCCGCCGGCCTCTCTGCAGTTGTCCTGCTCGGAGCGTGCGGCTCCGGAACGGCCACCGTCGACGCACCAGCCACGCAATCGATTCAACTGATCAACGCGGCCGACGCCAACCAGTTGGTCGCCGACAATGCCGCCTCCGGGGACTTCGTCATCCTCGACATCCGGACCCCAGAGGAATTCAACGCGGGCCACATCGCCGAGTCGGTCAACATCGACTTCTACGAGTCGAACTTCGCCGATCAACTCGACCAGCTCGACAAAGACAAGACCTATTTCGTCTACTGCAACTCCGGCAACCGCTCCGGCACTGCGATGGGAACGATGCGGGATCTCGGTTTTGTCGACGTCTACGACCTCGATGGCGGCATTCAGGCCTGGTACAGCAGCGGATTCAACATCACGCAGTGA
- a CDS encoding adenylate kinase produces the protein MQRVAVVGTSGSGKTTVSGRLAAMLGVPHVELDSLHWEPGWTEAHPEVLRRRVESALSADQWVVDGNYSAVRDLIWPKADTLVWLDYRLARVMWQVTTRTARRIATREELWSGNRERFSAVFSRDSIIWWALTTYRKNRRKYAVLLEAPQTSHLKTVHLRSPREAAAWMAQFG, from the coding sequence GTGCAGCGCGTCGCGGTGGTAGGAACAAGCGGCTCTGGGAAGACCACCGTCTCCGGCCGACTGGCCGCCATGTTGGGCGTGCCGCACGTCGAACTCGACTCTCTGCACTGGGAACCGGGCTGGACCGAGGCGCACCCTGAGGTATTACGCCGTCGGGTCGAGTCGGCGCTCAGCGCCGACCAATGGGTGGTGGATGGGAACTACTCGGCAGTTCGCGATCTCATCTGGCCGAAAGCAGACACACTCGTTTGGCTCGACTACCGACTGGCGCGGGTGATGTGGCAAGTGACGACTCGGACGGCGCGACGAATTGCCACGAGAGAGGAGCTTTGGTCTGGGAACCGGGAACGATTCAGCGCTGTGTTCTCTCGCGATTCCATCATCTGGTGGGCTCTAACCACCTACCGGAAGAACCGGCGAAAATACGCAGTGTTACTCGAAGCTCCCCAAACCAGCCACCTGAAGACGGTGCACCTTCGATCACCCAGGGAAGCTGCTGCCTGGATGGCCCAGTTCGGCTGA